A window of the Campylobacter massiliensis genome harbors these coding sequences:
- the ribA gene encoding GTP cyclohydrolase II, whose product MNIELSNTANLPSRFGIFEIKAFKEGEKEHLTIYKKPFGEVVNVRIHSECLTGDAIGSLKCDCRDQLEASLKYIEEHGGMVIYLRQEGRNIGLLNKVNAYHLQDEGLDTIEANHQLGFKADERTYEIVDFILKHFGIEKINLLTNNPKKLSGLKCVQIVSRVPIVIHANKFNENYLRVKKEQMGHMLDEN is encoded by the coding sequence ATGAATATCGAGCTTTCAAATACGGCAAATTTACCCTCTCGTTTCGGGATATTTGAGATAAAGGCATTTAAGGAGGGCGAGAAGGAACATTTGACGATTTACAAAAAACCTTTCGGCGAGGTCGTAAACGTCCGAATCCACTCCGAGTGCCTAACGGGCGATGCGATCGGCAGCCTAAAATGCGACTGCCGCGATCAGCTGGAAGCCAGCCTAAAATACATCGAAGAGCACGGCGGCATGGTGATCTATCTACGCCAAGAGGGGCGAAATATCGGTCTGCTAAACAAAGTAAACGCCTACCACCTGCAAGATGAGGGCCTCGATACCATCGAGGCAAACCACCAGCTAGGCTTTAAGGCCGACGAGCGAACGTATGAGATCGTGGATTTTATCTTGAAGCACTTCGGCATCGAAAAGATAAATTTGCTAACCAATAATCCCAAAAAACTGTCCGGGCTAAAATGCGTGCAGATCGTCTCTCGCGTGCCGATCGTGATACACGCGAACAAATTTAACGAAAACTACCTGCGCGTAAAAAAAGAGCAGATGGGACATATGCTAGATGAAAATTGA
- a CDS encoding SCO family protein, whose translation MKKLLIVLVLILTVLGAGYLALYSNKYALAGQGANGAVSLKSFEGKNKIIYFGYTTCPDVCPATLGILSGVLNELKRDDIVVIFVTLDPERDEAKNVDEYAKYFYPNSYGIVLDDLPKVAKSYGVKYQKVLLEKSAIEYSVAHSSSLYVLDKNDKFVAEISNLTAQNIKKTLENLK comes from the coding sequence ATGAAAAAGCTTCTTATCGTACTTGTACTGATTTTAACGGTTCTTGGTGCAGGCTATCTCGCACTCTACTCAAACAAATACGCTCTTGCCGGCCAAGGCGCAAACGGCGCGGTGAGTCTAAAGAGCTTTGAGGGTAAAAATAAGATTATCTACTTCGGCTACACCACCTGCCCCGACGTCTGCCCTGCGACTCTGGGTATCCTTTCGGGCGTTTTAAACGAACTTAAACGAGACGACATCGTCGTGATTTTCGTCACCCTCGATCCGGAGCGCGACGAGGCTAAAAACGTCGACGAGTATGCGAAGTATTTTTATCCGAATTCTTACGGCATAGTGTTAGACGATCTGCCTAAGGTTGCCAAAAGCTACGGCGTGAAGTATCAAAAGGTGCTGCTTGAAAAATCGGCGATAGAGTACTCTGTCGCTCATAGCTCCTCGCTTTATGTGTTAGACAAAAACGATAAATTCGTCGCCGAGATCTCCAATCTAACGGCGCAAAATATCAAGAAAACGCTGGAAAATCTGAAATAA
- a CDS encoding TIGR01777 family oxidoreductase, which translates to MKIAINGTSGFIGGELCRFFRAQGHEIVAIPRAAYDDKDTLKDLIKGCDAVINLAGASIAARWSEAYKKRLRVSRIETTRTLVGAINELENPPFFISASAIGIYENNLSHDESSVKFDRGFLGELACEWESEAAKARTQTAIFRLGVVLGRGGALAKMLPAFKLGLGGKISSGEQAFCWICVTDLMEAFKFVLQNRQSGVFNLVSPTPSTNGEFTQILGEVLGRPTFFKVPKFVLNLMLGEGSVVLLEGAKVYPKALMESGFSFKFIDLTTALRDILK; encoded by the coding sequence ATGAAAATAGCCATAAACGGCACAAGCGGATTTATCGGCGGCGAACTATGCCGCTTTTTTAGAGCCCAGGGGCACGAGATAGTAGCTATCCCAAGGGCCGCCTACGACGACAAAGACACGCTCAAAGACCTCATCAAAGGCTGCGACGCGGTTATAAATTTAGCCGGCGCTTCTATCGCCGCAAGGTGGAGCGAGGCTTATAAAAAGCGCCTTCGCGTAAGCAGGATAGAGACGACTCGCACGCTAGTCGGCGCGATAAACGAGCTAGAAAATCCGCCATTTTTCATCAGCGCTTCGGCTATCGGCATCTACGAAAACAATCTCAGTCACGACGAGAGCTCGGTCAAATTTGACCGCGGATTTTTGGGCGAGCTGGCATGCGAGTGGGAGAGCGAAGCCGCTAAAGCGCGAACGCAAACGGCGATATTTCGCCTAGGCGTGGTGTTGGGGCGAGGCGGCGCGCTGGCTAAGATGCTGCCGGCGTTTAAGCTCGGTCTTGGCGGCAAGATCAGTAGCGGCGAGCAGGCGTTTTGCTGGATTTGCGTAACGGATTTAATGGAAGCGTTTAAATTTGTCTTACAAAACCGTCAAAGCGGCGTTTTTAATCTCGTTTCGCCGACTCCTAGCACAAACGGCGAATTTACTCAAATTTTAGGCGAGGTTTTAGGGCGACCGACGTTTTTTAAAGTGCCTAAATTTGTGCTAAATTTGATGCTGGGCGAGGGATCCGTCGTGCTGCTTGAGGGCGCAAAAGTTTATCCCAAAGCCTTAATGGAGAGCGGATTTAGCTTTAAATTTATCGATCTAACAACCGCGCTTCGGGATATTTTGAAGTAA
- the rsmG gene encoding 16S rRNA (guanine(527)-N(7))-methyltransferase RsmG produces MKIDLPRDFDAQTAKFSEILAKFNRVHSLTNYKNLNEQIADSIAPLKIFPQILDAKTAIDVGSGAGFPAIFLAMILRECEWHLFEPSPKKSAFLSYVKAELNLANVRVKSCKIQDGEPFTAQLITSRALMKTKDLLEICNGFFDAQTQILLYKGSSVQSELEGLKAQIYGRGNRNYVLIKGGDVI; encoded by the coding sequence ATGAAAATTGACCTGCCGAGGGATTTTGACGCACAAACGGCGAAATTTAGCGAGATTTTGGCTAAATTTAACCGCGTGCACAGCCTCACCAACTATAAAAATTTAAACGAGCAGATCGCTGACAGCATAGCTCCGCTTAAAATTTTCCCGCAAATTTTGGACGCTAAAACGGCGATCGATGTGGGTAGCGGAGCGGGCTTTCCCGCGATATTTCTCGCGATGATTTTAAGGGAGTGCGAGTGGCATCTCTTTGAGCCCAGTCCAAAAAAATCAGCGTTTCTAAGCTACGTCAAGGCCGAACTAAATTTAGCAAACGTCCGCGTAAAATCTTGCAAGATCCAGGACGGCGAACCATTTACGGCGCAGCTGATCACGAGCCGCGCGCTGATGAAAACGAAAGATTTACTTGAGATTTGCAACGGCTTTTTTGACGCGCAAACTCAAATTTTACTCTACAAAGGAAGCAGCGTGCAAAGCGAGCTAGAGGGGCTCAAGGCTCAAATTTACGGGCGCGGCAATAGAAATTACGTACTTATAAAGGGCGGCGATGTTATTTAA
- the hemB gene encoding porphobilinogen synthase, with translation MFKRFRRLRINPAIREMVRETSVCASDFIYPLFVVEGKGVKKEISSMPGVFQMSLDEILKECEIVQNLGIKAVILFGIPSLKDSVGSDALSDDGIIATALRAIKDKFADLVVITDLCFCEYTDHGHCGILDHVHQTVDNDATLEISAKQALIHARNGADMIAPSGMMDGIIATLRGALDLSGYENLPIMAYSTKFASAYYGPFRDVAESAPSFGDRKSYQMDSANRLEAVSESLEDEAQGADILMVKPALAYLDIIRDLREATRLPICAYNVSGEYALLKAAAKAGVIDYERVMMETLVGFKRAGADMIISYHAKEAAQILRG, from the coding sequence ATGTTTAAACGTTTTAGAAGGCTCAGGATAAATCCCGCGATCAGGGAGATGGTGCGCGAAACTAGCGTTTGCGCGAGCGATTTTATCTACCCGCTTTTCGTCGTCGAAGGCAAGGGCGTGAAAAAAGAGATAAGCTCGATGCCGGGCGTCTTTCAGATGAGTTTGGACGAAATTTTAAAAGAGTGCGAAATCGTACAAAATTTGGGCATAAAAGCGGTAATTTTGTTTGGAATCCCTAGCCTAAAAGATAGCGTAGGCAGCGATGCTCTAAGCGACGATGGCATCATAGCGACGGCGCTTCGGGCGATAAAGGATAAATTTGCCGACCTAGTCGTGATAACCGATCTTTGCTTTTGCGAGTACACCGATCACGGCCACTGCGGCATCCTAGATCACGTCCATCAGACCGTCGATAACGACGCGACGCTGGAGATCTCCGCTAAACAAGCGCTGATCCACGCTAGAAACGGAGCCGATATGATCGCTCCAAGCGGCATGATGGACGGCATCATCGCTACCTTGCGCGGAGCGCTGGATTTGAGCGGATACGAAAATTTGCCGATTATGGCGTATTCGACCAAGTTTGCCTCTGCATACTACGGACCGTTTCGCGACGTCGCAGAAAGCGCGCCGAGCTTTGGCGATAGAAAGAGCTATCAGATGGATAGCGCAAACCGCCTAGAAGCCGTGAGCGAGAGCCTGGAGGATGAGGCACAGGGAGCCGATATCTTGATGGTAAAGCCCGCCCTTGCGTATCTAGATATCATCCGCGATCTGCGCGAGGCGACGAGACTGCCGATCTGCGCGTATAACGTGAGCGGCGAATATGCCCTGCTAAAAGCTGCGGCAAAAGCGGGCGTCATCGACTATGAGCGCGTGATGATGGAGACGCTCGTAGGGTTTAAGAGGGCGGGGGCGGATATGATAATAAGCTATCATGCTAAAGAGGCTGCTCAAATTTTAAGGGGATAG
- a CDS encoding alanine racemase, whose product MSELILNRSAYIHNLTKICAKVGGKDRVILVLKDNAYGHGAALVGREAASYGIKFCAVKNEAEARELEPFFEHILILSHIPTGGESERFIYAVNDISLIAKFKKGARVHIAVDTLMHRNGVSVGEVRAACESALAHGLQICGAFTHFRSAEELSSDYFVQRQNFDAVKAVVREICGGSNLTFHSHNSAATERFGELADECVRVGIAAYGYAQFDESLELRRVASLWAHKVSGRVLKKGQCAGYGAKFCASEDMQIAVYDLGYGDGLLRYAGEGELRTAGGQRLLGKMSMDSFCCEDAGDKICVFDDASVWADFFGTISYDVLTKLSPSISRRFE is encoded by the coding sequence ATGTCTGAACTCATTTTAAACAGATCCGCCTACATCCATAATCTAACTAAAATTTGCGCCAAAGTCGGCGGCAAAGATCGCGTGATTTTGGTGCTAAAAGACAATGCCTACGGGCATGGAGCGGCGCTTGTGGGGCGCGAGGCGGCAAGCTACGGTATTAAATTTTGCGCGGTCAAAAACGAAGCCGAGGCGCGCGAGCTAGAGCCCTTTTTCGAGCATATTCTTATCCTTTCGCACATCCCTACGGGCGGCGAAAGCGAGCGATTTATCTACGCGGTAAACGACATTTCGCTGATTGCTAAATTTAAAAAAGGCGCACGCGTGCATATCGCCGTCGATACGCTCATGCACCGAAACGGCGTCTCGGTGGGCGAAGTGCGCGCGGCATGCGAGTCTGCCTTGGCGCACGGACTGCAAATTTGCGGTGCATTTACACATTTTAGAAGCGCCGAGGAGCTTAGTAGCGATTATTTCGTACAGAGGCAAAATTTTGACGCGGTAAAAGCCGTAGTGCGCGAAATTTGCGGCGGTTCGAATTTGACCTTTCACTCGCACAACTCAGCTGCGACAGAGCGCTTCGGCGAACTAGCGGACGAGTGCGTGCGCGTGGGTATTGCAGCCTACGGATACGCGCAGTTTGACGAGAGTTTGGAGCTAAGGCGCGTGGCATCGCTTTGGGCACATAAAGTTAGCGGCAGAGTACTAAAAAAAGGGCAATGCGCTGGCTACGGCGCTAAATTTTGCGCGAGCGAGGATATGCAAATCGCCGTTTACGACCTGGGCTACGGCGACGGACTGCTGCGCTATGCGGGCGAGGGCGAGCTACGGACGGCGGGAGGACAGCGACTGCTTGGCAAAATGTCGATGGATAGCTTTTGCTGCGAAGACGCGGGCGATAAAATTTGCGTATTTGACGACGCTAGCGTTTGGGCGGATTTTTTCGGCACGATCAGTTATGATGTTTTGACTAAGCTCTCGCCTAGCATCTCGAGGCGGTTTGAGTAA
- the htpX gene encoding zinc metalloprotease HtpX, producing the protein MELFKTAFLMTALMLLFIAVGGAIGGTSGMLTAFLVALGMNFFSYFFSDTLVLKHYRAVPVDEAHATGLYQIVRELCAKANLPMPKIYIIPEAVPNAFATGRNPSHAAVAVTEGLLNLLNKDEIEGVLAHELSHVRHYDILTGSIAAVFAGAIAILANFAQFGAANRQGKQNPLMLIALAVIMPLAATIIRMAISRAREFEADRGAAMITGKPQHLAGALRKLEDYARGRVMANADEQSAHMFIINPFSGVKSALGSLFRTHPSTQDRIAALENLRSQLEGENGVKEYFRK; encoded by the coding sequence ATGGAACTTTTTAAAACCGCGTTTTTGATGACGGCGCTGATGTTGCTTTTTATTGCCGTGGGCGGCGCGATAGGCGGCACTAGCGGCATGCTGACGGCATTTTTAGTTGCGCTTGGGATGAATTTCTTTTCATATTTTTTCTCGGATACGCTCGTGTTAAAGCACTACCGAGCCGTGCCCGTAGACGAAGCACACGCGACGGGGCTTTATCAGATCGTGCGCGAGCTTTGCGCGAAGGCAAATTTGCCGATGCCAAAGATCTACATCATCCCCGAAGCCGTTCCAAACGCTTTCGCCACGGGTCGTAACCCGAGCCACGCCGCAGTAGCCGTGACCGAAGGGCTGCTAAATCTGCTAAATAAAGACGAGATCGAGGGCGTGCTCGCTCACGAGCTAAGCCACGTGCGCCACTACGACATCCTGACAGGCTCTATCGCGGCGGTGTTTGCGGGCGCGATCGCGATACTGGCGAATTTCGCGCAGTTTGGCGCGGCGAATCGTCAAGGCAAGCAAAATCCTCTGATGCTAATCGCTCTAGCCGTCATCATGCCGCTAGCCGCCACGATCATACGCATGGCGATCTCTCGGGCGCGGGAGTTTGAGGCAGATAGAGGCGCTGCGATGATAACTGGCAAGCCTCAGCACCTAGCCGGCGCACTGCGCAAGCTCGAGGACTACGCGCGCGGACGCGTGATGGCAAACGCCGACGAACAAAGCGCGCATATGTTTATCATCAACCCTTTTAGCGGCGTAAAAAGCGCGCTAGGCTCGCTGTTTCGCACGCACCCGAGCACGCAAGACCGCATCGCCGCGCTAGAAAATTTACGCTCGCAACTAGAAGGCGAAAACGGCGTGAAAGAGTATTTTAGAAAGTAA
- a CDS encoding WD40 repeat domain-containing protein yields the protein MKIIALVCALFVFSFASDVSATASLDVKSCAYSEQNKTLAVYDAKNSLKILNQKDLKPISKFDVKTDEITSLAFDGANLYAGFASGEVAKFSDDFSSFAGMLNLSNLSLDTQITHLHVAKGKIYAVAGKDAFVSYDIASKKLTRANLNGAYRIATCKILNGAALITSWDRSVFSVNLSTMRAKNLGKLKSVALSAAEINSGVIFGLASGEIASLKFDADENLTNENLASKQPSAANLAAEANLTQTSDKENASVNLTAVKNTQNKADLNLTNGKANANLTDAEIQIYKISNSRIKSLLIMQDKVYIGLGNGEILRSDAEFKQIEKIGKNSDTVIKVFNDEDSVIAVSINGEIQIYKKKS from the coding sequence ATGAAAATTATAGCGCTCGTATGCGCTCTATTTGTTTTCTCCTTCGCAAGCGATGTTAGCGCTACGGCTAGCCTCGACGTAAAAAGCTGCGCATATAGCGAGCAAAACAAAACACTAGCCGTCTACGATGCCAAAAATTCGCTAAAAATACTTAATCAAAAAGACTTAAAACCCATAAGCAAATTTGACGTTAAAACGGACGAGATAACCTCTCTGGCTTTTGACGGCGCAAATTTATACGCAGGATTTGCGAGCGGCGAGGTAGCTAAATTTAGCGATGATTTTAGCTCTTTTGCCGGCATGCTAAATCTTTCAAATTTAAGCCTTGATACGCAGATAACGCACCTTCACGTCGCAAAGGGCAAAATTTACGCGGTTGCCGGCAAAGACGCCTTTGTCTCCTACGACATTGCATCAAAAAAGCTGACGCGCGCGAATCTTAACGGCGCATACCGTATCGCAACCTGTAAAATTTTAAACGGCGCCGCGCTGATAACCAGCTGGGATAGATCGGTTTTTAGCGTAAATTTAAGCACGATGCGGGCAAAAAATCTGGGCAAGTTAAAATCCGTAGCCTTGAGTGCGGCGGAGATAAACTCGGGCGTGATTTTCGGACTTGCTAGTGGCGAGATAGCCAGCCTCAAATTTGACGCAGACGAAAATTTAACGAACGAAAATTTAGCAAGCAAGCAGCCTAGCGCGGCAAATTTGGCCGCCGAAGCAAATTTAACTCAAACAAGCGACAAAGAAAACGCAAGCGTAAATTTGACCGCCGTCAAAAATACACAAAACAAAGCGGATCTAAATTTGACTAACGGCAAAGCAAACGCAAATTTGACGGACGCAGAAATTCAAATTTACAAAATCTCAAATTCGCGCATTAAAAGCCTACTGATCATGCAGGATAAAGTTTATATCGGGCTTGGAAACGGCGAAATTTTACGAAGCGACGCTGAGTTTAAACAGATAGAAAAAATAGGCAAAAACTCCGACACCGTGATAAAAGTTTTTAACGACGAAGATAGCGTCATAGCCGTTAGCATAAACGGCGAGATCCAAATTTACAAGAAAAAATCTTAG
- a CDS encoding copper chaperone PCu(A)C — protein sequence MKSKFLALSLVVASLGFANAADVEVSDIYAKATPPGAKNTALFFEIKNYTNKPIKLIGASSPAAATGEIHTHKEVDGMKKMVQIDSIEVAPESAVSLKPGGLHVMLMNIKAPIKEGDKLDATLEFDNGQKLELKDIVAKSVVAKKDGEHGHDHGAHDHGGHHKH from the coding sequence ATGAAAAGCAAATTTTTAGCTTTATCTCTAGTAGTCGCCTCTTTGGGCTTTGCAAACGCCGCAGATGTCGAGGTTTCAGATATCTATGCCAAAGCTACGCCACCTGGCGCAAAAAATACGGCTCTATTTTTTGAGATCAAAAACTACACCAACAAACCTATAAAACTAATCGGCGCTAGCTCTCCGGCGGCAGCTACGGGCGAGATACATACGCACAAAGAAGTAGACGGTATGAAAAAGATGGTGCAAATAGATAGCATCGAAGTAGCGCCGGAAAGCGCCGTGAGCCTAAAACCGGGCGGTCTGCACGTAATGCTGATGAACATCAAAGCTCCGATCAAAGAGGGCGACAAACTAGACGCTACGTTAGAGTTTGATAACGGACAAAAACTCGAACTAAAAGATATCGTCGCAAAGTCGGTCGTAGCTAAAAAAGACGGCGAACACGGACACGATCACGGCGCGCACGATCACGGCGGACATCACAAGCATTAA
- the pgp2 gene encoding cell shape-determining L,D-carboxypeptidase Pgp2, with amino-acid sequence MKKLLGLLIFSIFFSQILSTNVLADSNLTGTKYWLEKLGAADVRYGYYEAKTKIIVVNKAQKTLQSFEYAGGVLEQIFSQSVITGKSGDKFKEGDLKTPVGVYDVTDKFTPPDPFYGPLAMSLSYPNAHDKAAQKTGGGIWIHGLPMKGKREDEVKTRGCVAFNNDALVKFGQLIGSEGVVIISESQKVDASKDDVARVLAHLHEWLQAWRDNETKIYLGFYADEFVKIDGKNALTRAKFAENKKRIFALNEKKSIKASNFSVTPYPNVKGQNLFRVVFDEDYAAPSHEFKGQKELYVRLDKDKFKILTEK; translated from the coding sequence TTGAAAAAACTACTCGGCTTACTTATTTTTTCTATCTTTTTTTCTCAAATTTTATCCACCAATGTTCTAGCGGACTCAAATTTGACGGGTACAAAATACTGGCTGGAAAAGCTAGGCGCAGCCGACGTTAGATACGGCTACTACGAGGCCAAGACTAAAATCATCGTCGTAAATAAAGCGCAAAAAACCCTGCAAAGCTTCGAGTATGCAGGCGGCGTGCTGGAGCAAATTTTTTCGCAAAGCGTGATAACGGGCAAAAGCGGGGATAAATTTAAAGAAGGCGACCTAAAAACGCCGGTCGGTGTTTACGACGTCACGGACAAATTTACGCCGCCCGATCCCTTTTACGGACCGCTTGCGATGTCGTTATCGTACCCAAACGCCCACGATAAGGCCGCACAAAAAACGGGCGGAGGCATCTGGATACACGGACTGCCGATGAAAGGCAAGCGCGAGGACGAAGTAAAAACGCGCGGCTGCGTGGCGTTTAACAACGATGCGCTGGTGAAATTCGGCCAACTGATCGGCAGCGAGGGCGTTGTGATAATCAGCGAAAGCCAGAAGGTAGACGCTAGCAAAGACGACGTCGCGCGCGTACTGGCGCATCTGCACGAGTGGCTGCAGGCGTGGCGAGATAACGAAACTAAAATTTACCTCGGCTTTTATGCGGACGAATTTGTAAAAATAGACGGCAAAAACGCGCTAACGAGAGCCAAATTTGCCGAAAATAAAAAGAGAATTTTCGCGCTAAATGAAAAAAAGAGCATAAAAGCTTCAAATTTTAGCGTGACGCCGTATCCAAACGTCAAAGGGCAAAATCTTTTTAGAGTGGTTTTTGACGAGGATTACGCCGCGCCTAGTCACGAATTTAAGGGACAAAAAGAACTCTACGTACGGCTAGATAAAGATAAATTTAAAATCTTAACGGAGAAGTAA
- a CDS encoding PP0621 family protein: MLFKILAFLAVLIAIYLIFFKTRIKRGVKSGAKKEDKDAENFVECKKCGTFIEAKDAVISGGGYICEDCIKDRK; the protein is encoded by the coding sequence ATGTTATTTAAAATTTTGGCTTTTTTGGCGGTTTTAATCGCGATTTATTTGATATTTTTTAAAACCCGCATCAAAAGAGGCGTAAAAAGCGGCGCAAAAAAAGAGGACAAAGATGCCGAAAATTTCGTCGAATGCAAAAAATGCGGCACCTTTATAGAGGCTAAAGACGCCGTAATAAGCGGCGGCGGGTATATCTGCGAGGACTGCATAAAGGATAGAAAATGA
- the cmeU gene encoding CmeU family protein, with translation MQEKKEIVKNQIEEILKARGEFFAELDRQVPKVAGTDVFDFAAVKEADLKALYAKFYSYDYSIRKLLPNVYEAFGVNFNV, from the coding sequence ATGCAAGAAAAAAAAGAAATAGTAAAAAATCAAATCGAGGAAATTTTAAAGGCGAGGGGCGAGTTTTTCGCCGAGCTAGACCGCCAAGTACCAAAGGTTGCTGGCACGGACGTGTTTGACTTCGCAGCGGTTAAAGAGGCCGATCTAAAGGCGCTTTACGCTAAATTTTACTCTTACGATTATAGTATTAGGAAGCTACTTCCTAACGTTTACGAGGCGTTTGGCGTAAACTTCAATGTCTGA